The nucleotide sequence CACAAGCTGCTCTCCGAGCCGAGTGAACGAGGGCACTTTCCTCAGTGTGCACGTACCGGCGCTGCCTGGCCACAAATCTCTGCCTAGCCAGGGACGACACCGATACAGTATCATATTGTTCAAAGGTTCGGAGGTTTCCATCCAGGCATGGCTCTCAGACGCCGTCGTCCGGTTGGGGCCCTCTGCCCTGGATATTCTGTAAAAAGGAGGCTGGAGGATCAAGATGAACATTTCTGGAAAAACTGCATATATCACGGGAGGGGCGAGCGGCCTGGGGGAAGCCACGATCAAGCGCCTGCACGATGCCGGCGCAAACGTGATGATCGCGGACTTCAACCGCGAGAACGGAGAAGCCCTCTGCAAGGCGTTGGGAGCCAGGGCGGGCTTCGCTGAAGTCGATGTGACCAAGACAGAGACGGTGAAGGACGGCATCGATCTGGCTCTCCAGAAGTTCGGGGCCATTCATATTCTGGTGAATTGTGCCGGCAGCGGATGGGTGGGGAAGACCGCCGACAAATATGGCCCGCATGACCTTGATGCTTTCAAGCAGATCGTCAATCTGAATCTAATCGGGACCTTTGACTGCCTTCGTTGGGCAGCATTCCACATGCAGAACAACGAGCCGGGCGAAGATGGAGAGCGTGGGGTCATCATTAATACCGCCTCTGTAGCCGCCTTTGAGCCACAGATGGGTCAGGTGGCCTACGCCGCCTCCAAGGCCGCAGTGGTGGGGCTGACACTGGCGGTCGCCAGAGACTTGGCTCGTTCCGGCATCCGCTGTTGCACCATCGCCCCAGGGACGTTTGATACTCCTCTCACAGCACTCATGCCGCAGGAGATGAAGGATGGGATCACTCAACACATCCCGTTCCCGAAGCGTTTTGGGCGGCCGGTGGAGTTCGCCATGCTGGTTCAACACATTGTGGAGAACTCGTTCTTCAATGGAGATACCATCCGGCTGGACGGGGCTGTCCGTTTCCCGCCAAAGTAGCCGACCTAAGGCCAGTATTTGACCCGGGGCGCGAGCAGGACTTGCGCGCCCTCCTTTCTGGAAGAGCGCCCTCTGCAGGCCTAGTCCTATGCCGCAGGGCAACTGGGGGAATAACTGGAAGACGTCCACCTTACGTTTGCAGAGCGCTCGACCCCGGCAAAGGATATCATTTCGCGCCTGTGGTATCATGAAAGGTGACAGCCTTTTCTTTCTCTCCCTCTGCCTATGGACGGCCAATGGGCTGAGCGGCTAAACTATAAAGCATGGTTCGAACAGCCCGTTGTACCTCGACCTTTGTCGGGCCAGGCAAAACCAGACTTGACGGCCAAATCATTTCATACACCATCAAGCGTAGTGCCACCGCAAAACACGTTCGGCTTGAGGTGAGATCAGAAACCGGGCTTACGGTAGTAATTCCCCAATCCCATAACATCAGGCAGATCACTCATCTGCTGAAGGCTAAGAAGGGCTGGATCCTGAGCAAGCTAGCCAAGTACGGGCAGCTCGAATCGCATACAACTGAAAAGCAACTCAGGAGTGGCGATACCATTTCCTACCTTGGCCGAGACTTAGAGTTGGTAGTAAGGCACAACCATGGCAATGCTGACAGCGCAAGATTAGAATGGGACAGGCTGGTAGTCAGCCTCAGAGATGGGAGGGGGAGACCGGGATTGGTGCTAGAGCAGTGGTACCGGGTGCAGGCTGCCAGACTCATAAAAGGAAAGGCAGATAAGCTAAGTGCTCGACTTGGACTTACCTATAACCGCCTCATGATACGGGGGCAAAGGACCCGTTGGGGTAGCTGTTCCCAGAAGGGGAACCTGAGCTTCAACTGGAAGCTAATAATGGCGCCGGAGCCTGTCATGGACTACGTAATCGTCCATGAACTTGCCCACTTGAAAGAGATGAATCACACAAAGAGGTTCTGGGAACTGGTAGGGAAACACTGCCCTCAATGGCGCGATCATCGGAAATGGCTCAAGGAGCATGGGTTTGAGCTGGCTGCGGCACTATCTGATTAACGGCAAGCCCGGTGTCGCTGATGCTAAGCTTGCACATTCCCGAGTTTTGTGGTCGTGCCTCGGTTAGCTTAGGCTCCACTCACCAAGCGCAGCCTCGACTCGATCCAGCACTCGCTCTAGAATTCGCTGCCGCTTCCGATTCTCTTCATGATTCACCTCGAACGCCAAGTAGCCAGCAAAGTTGTCGAGGTCTTCTCCCGAGGCCCTAAGAACAATCCCCTCGCTTGTATATATAGCACCATAGATAATCCTATCGCCTTCCGGATCCATGACCAAACACCTTTTCAATTCATCGTATTCCTCGTCGGTCAGAGTTATCTCAAGAGCTGGCTGGTTTCTCTGCTCTCGGAACTTGCTGAGATCATGTGGGCTACCTTTCCAGTTATGAATGACTCCCTGGTCCTGACACATTGGGCAAACCCATTCTATGGAGCCGTCGCTCGCCTCGCGCACCGAAAGATGTCCGGGGCACTTCCGGCGCTTTGGTCTTCTTCTACAACGAACCGCGGAATGTTTCCAATGTTCAGGGGGAGAGGATGATGCGGCGGAGACAATCTCACCTACGTATTCTGGCATTTTCGCCA is from Chloroflexota bacterium and encodes:
- a CDS encoding SDR family NAD(P)-dependent oxidoreductase gives rise to the protein MNISGKTAYITGGASGLGEATIKRLHDAGANVMIADFNRENGEALCKALGARAGFAEVDVTKTETVKDGIDLALQKFGAIHILVNCAGSGWVGKTADKYGPHDLDAFKQIVNLNLIGTFDCLRWAAFHMQNNEPGEDGERGVIINTASVAAFEPQMGQVAYAASKAAVVGLTLAVARDLARSGIRCCTIAPGTFDTPLTALMPQEMKDGITQHIPFPKRFGRPVEFAMLVQHIVENSFFNGDTIRLDGAVRFPPK
- a CDS encoding M48 family metallopeptidase, whose protein sequence is MVRTARCTSTFVGPGKTRLDGQIISYTIKRSATAKHVRLEVRSETGLTVVIPQSHNIRQITHLLKAKKGWILSKLAKYGQLESHTTEKQLRSGDTISYLGRDLELVVRHNHGNADSARLEWDRLVVSLRDGRGRPGLVLEQWYRVQAARLIKGKADKLSARLGLTYNRLMIRGQRTRWGSCSQKGNLSFNWKLIMAPEPVMDYVIVHELAHLKEMNHTKRFWELVGKHCPQWRDHRKWLKEHGFELAAALSD